A genome region from Cervus canadensis isolate Bull #8, Minnesota chromosome 10, ASM1932006v1, whole genome shotgun sequence includes the following:
- the LOC122448250 gene encoding protein PET117 homolog, mitochondrial: MSRRSKVVLGLSVLLTAATVAGVHLKQRQDQQRLRDGVIRDIERQNRKKENIRLLGEQILLTEQLEAEREKMVLAKGSQET; the protein is encoded by the exons ATGTCGAGGCGCTCCAAGGTGGTGTTGGGCCTCTCGGTGCTGCTGACGGCGGCCACCGTGGCGGGCGTGCATCTGAAGCAGCGCCAGGACCAGCAG AGGCTTCGTGATGGAGTGATCAGAGACATTGAAAGGCAAAAtcggaaaaaagaaaatattcgtCTTTTGGGAGAACAGATTCTTCTGACTGAGCAGCTtgaagcagaaagagagaaaatggtgTTGGCAAAGGGATCTCAAGAAACGTGA
- the KAT14 gene encoding cysteine-rich protein 2-binding protein isoform X2 yields the protein MEGSIHLSGLISRHDDEATRTSTSEGLEEGEVEGETLLIVESEDQASVDLSHDQSGDSLNSDEGDVSWMEEQLSYFCDKCQKWIPASQLREQLSYLKGDNFFRFTCSDCSEDGKEQYERLKLTWQQVVVLAMYNLSLEGSGRQGYFRWKEDICAFIEKHWTFLLGNRKKTSTWWSTVAGCLSVGSPMYFRSGAQEFGEPGWWKLVHNRPPTLKPEGEKLSASALKVKASKPTLDPIITVEGLRKRASRNPVESAMELKEKRSRTQEAKDIRRAQKEAAGFADRSSSSTPVKFISRGRRPDVILEKGEVIDFSSLSSSDRTPLTSPSPSPSLDFSAPGTPASHSATPSLLSEADLIPDVMPPQALFHDDDEMEGDGVIDPGMEYVPPPVSAAASGTGLGGRKKVRAPEQIKQEVESEEEKPDRMDIDSEDTDSNTSLQTRAREKRKPVLEKDRKPKGPKFTPVSIYEEKLLLRRLEACPGAVAMTPEARRLKRKLIVRQAKRDRGLPLFDLDQVVNAALLLVDGIYGAKDGGVSRLPAGQATYRTTCQDFRILDRYQTALPSRKGFRHQSTKFLYRLVGSEDMAVDQSIVSPYTSRILKPYIRRDYETKPPKLQLLSQIRSHRHRGDPHWTPEPDAPLDYCYVRPNHIPTINSMCQEFFWPGVDLSECLQYPDFSVVVLYKKVIIAFGFMVPDVKYNEAYISFLFVHPDWRRAGIATFMIYHLIQTCMGKDVTLHVSASNPAMLLYQKFGFKTEEYVLDFYDKYYPLESTECKHAFFLRLRR from the exons ATGGAGGGTAGCATCCACCTGAGCGGTTTGATCAGTCGGCACGACGATGAAGCCACGAGAACATCAACGTccgaggggctggaggagggggaggtggagggggagaCCCTGCTGATCGTGGAGTCGGAGGACCAGGCATCCGTGGACTTGTCTCACGACCAGAGCGGGGACTCCCTCAACAGTGATGAAGGGGACGTGTCGTGGATGGAGGAGCAGCTGTCCTACTTCTGCGACAAGTGCCAGAAGTGGATCCCGGCCA GTCAGCTGAGGGAACAGCTCAGTTACCTTAAGGGCGATAATTTTTTTAGGTTTACCTGTTCCGATTGCTCAGAAGATGGCAAGGAGCAGTATGAGAGGCTGAAGCTGACATGGCAGCAA GTGGTCGTGCTGGCGATGTACAACTTGTCCCTGGAAGGCAGTGGGAGGCAGGGCTATTTCCGGTGGAAGGAAGATATCTGCGCCTTTATCGAGAAACACTGGACTTTTCTACTAGGAAATAG GAAGAAGACCTCCACCTGGTGGAGCACGGTCGCTGGCTGCCTCAGCGTGGGGAGCCCCATGTACTTCCGCTCGGGAGCTCAGGAGTTCGGAGAACCAGGATGGTGGAAGCTCGTCCACAACAGGCCCCCGACCCTGAAACCCGAGGGAGAGAAGCTGTCCGCCTCCGCTCTGAAAGTGAAAG CCTCCAAACCAACTTTAGATCCCATCATCACTGTCGAGGGACTTAGAAAGCGAGCGAGTCGGAATCCTGTGGAATCTGCCATGGAACTGAAAGAGAAAAGGTCTCGGACTCAGGAAGCCAAGGACATCAGGAGAGCCCAGAAGGAGGCGGCTGGCTTTGCTGACCGGAGCAGCTCTTCCACGCCTGTAAAGTTCATCAGCCGAGGCCGCAGGCCAGATGTgattctggagaagggagaagtcATCGACTTTTCGTCCCTGAGCTCCTCGGACCGCACCCCGCTCACGAGCCCATCACCCTCGCCATCCCTGGACTTCTCTGCCCCAGGGACCCCGGCCTCTCACTCAGCCACGCCCAGTCTGCTTTCGGAAGCCGACCTCATTCCAGACGTGATGCCACCACAGGCCTTGTTTCACG ATGATGATGAGATGGAAGGAGACGGTGTCATAGACCCTGGGATGGAGTATGTCCCGCCCCCTGTCAGCGCGGCTGCCTCAGGGACAGGGCTCGGGGGCAGAAAGAAGGTCAGGGCCCCTGAGCAGATCAAGCAGGAGGTGGAGAGTGAGGAAGAGAAGCCCGACAGGATGGACATCGACAGTGAAGACACAGACTCCAACACGTCTTTGCAGACAAGGGCGCGAGAGAAGAGGAAACCTGTGCTGGAGAAGGACCGGAAGCCCAAGGGGCCCAAGTTCACCCCCGTGAGCATCTATGAGGAGAAGCTGCTCCTCAGGCGGCTGGAGGCCTGTCCTGGGGCCGTGGCCATGACCCCTGAGGCCCGGCGGCTGAAGCGGAAGCTGATCGTCCGGCAGGCAAAGAGGGACCGGGGGCTGCCGCTCTTTGACCTGGACCAGGTCGTGAACGCTGCACTCCTGTTAGTGGACGGAATTTACGGGGCCAAAGACGGAGGAGTTTCCAGGCTTCCAGCTGGACAGGCCACGTACAGGACGACCTGTCAGGACTTTAGAATCCTTGACCGGTACCAG ACTGCCTTGCCATCCAGGAAAGGATTCCGGCACCAGAGCACAAAGTTTCTGTACCGTTTGGTGGGATCAGAAGATATGGCTGTGGACCAGAGCATCGTCAGCCCGTACACGTCTCGGATCCTGAAACCCTACATCAG GCGTGATTACGAAACAAAGCCACCCAAACTGCAGCTGCTCTCCCAGATCCGCTCCCACCGACACAGGGGGGACCCGCACTGGACGCCGGAGCCAGATGCCCCTCTCGATTACTGCTATGTCCGGCCAAATCACATCCCAACCATAAACTCCATGTGTCAGGAGTTCTTCTGGCCTG GCGTCGACCTGTCCGAGTGCCTGCAGTACCCTGACTTCAGCGTCGTCGTCCTCTATAAGAAAGTCATCATAGCCTTCGGCTTCATGGTCCCCGACGTGAAGTACAACGAAGCTTATATTTCGTTTCTGTTTGTCCATCCTGACTGGAGAAGAGCGGGGATCGCGACTTTCATGATTTATCATCTGATTCAG ACGTGCATGGGCAAGGACGTGACCCTGCATGTCTCCGCCAGCAACCCTGCCATGCTGCTCTACCAGAAGTTCGGGTTCAAGACGGAAGAGTACGTCTTAGACTTTT
- the KAT14 gene encoding cysteine-rich protein 2-binding protein isoform X1, which translates to MEGSIHLSGLISRHDDEATRTSTSEGLEEGEVEGETLLIVESEDQASVDLSHDQSGDSLNSDEGDVSWMEEQLSYFCDKCQKWIPASQLREQLSYLKGDNFFRFTCSDCSEDGKEQYERLKLTWQQVVVLAMYNLSLEGSGRQGYFRWKEDICAFIEKHWTFLLGNRKKTSTWWSTVAGCLSVGSPMYFRSGAQEFGEPGWWKLVHNRPPTLKPEGEKLSASALKVKAASKPTLDPIITVEGLRKRASRNPVESAMELKEKRSRTQEAKDIRRAQKEAAGFADRSSSSTPVKFISRGRRPDVILEKGEVIDFSSLSSSDRTPLTSPSPSPSLDFSAPGTPASHSATPSLLSEADLIPDVMPPQALFHDDDEMEGDGVIDPGMEYVPPPVSAAASGTGLGGRKKVRAPEQIKQEVESEEEKPDRMDIDSEDTDSNTSLQTRAREKRKPVLEKDRKPKGPKFTPVSIYEEKLLLRRLEACPGAVAMTPEARRLKRKLIVRQAKRDRGLPLFDLDQVVNAALLLVDGIYGAKDGGVSRLPAGQATYRTTCQDFRILDRYQTALPSRKGFRHQSTKFLYRLVGSEDMAVDQSIVSPYTSRILKPYIRRDYETKPPKLQLLSQIRSHRHRGDPHWTPEPDAPLDYCYVRPNHIPTINSMCQEFFWPGVDLSECLQYPDFSVVVLYKKVIIAFGFMVPDVKYNEAYISFLFVHPDWRRAGIATFMIYHLIQTCMGKDVTLHVSASNPAMLLYQKFGFKTEEYVLDFYDKYYPLESTECKHAFFLRLRR; encoded by the exons ATGGAGGGTAGCATCCACCTGAGCGGTTTGATCAGTCGGCACGACGATGAAGCCACGAGAACATCAACGTccgaggggctggaggagggggaggtggagggggagaCCCTGCTGATCGTGGAGTCGGAGGACCAGGCATCCGTGGACTTGTCTCACGACCAGAGCGGGGACTCCCTCAACAGTGATGAAGGGGACGTGTCGTGGATGGAGGAGCAGCTGTCCTACTTCTGCGACAAGTGCCAGAAGTGGATCCCGGCCA GTCAGCTGAGGGAACAGCTCAGTTACCTTAAGGGCGATAATTTTTTTAGGTTTACCTGTTCCGATTGCTCAGAAGATGGCAAGGAGCAGTATGAGAGGCTGAAGCTGACATGGCAGCAA GTGGTCGTGCTGGCGATGTACAACTTGTCCCTGGAAGGCAGTGGGAGGCAGGGCTATTTCCGGTGGAAGGAAGATATCTGCGCCTTTATCGAGAAACACTGGACTTTTCTACTAGGAAATAG GAAGAAGACCTCCACCTGGTGGAGCACGGTCGCTGGCTGCCTCAGCGTGGGGAGCCCCATGTACTTCCGCTCGGGAGCTCAGGAGTTCGGAGAACCAGGATGGTGGAAGCTCGTCCACAACAGGCCCCCGACCCTGAAACCCGAGGGAGAGAAGCTGTCCGCCTCCGCTCTGAAAGTGAAAG CAGCCTCCAAACCAACTTTAGATCCCATCATCACTGTCGAGGGACTTAGAAAGCGAGCGAGTCGGAATCCTGTGGAATCTGCCATGGAACTGAAAGAGAAAAGGTCTCGGACTCAGGAAGCCAAGGACATCAGGAGAGCCCAGAAGGAGGCGGCTGGCTTTGCTGACCGGAGCAGCTCTTCCACGCCTGTAAAGTTCATCAGCCGAGGCCGCAGGCCAGATGTgattctggagaagggagaagtcATCGACTTTTCGTCCCTGAGCTCCTCGGACCGCACCCCGCTCACGAGCCCATCACCCTCGCCATCCCTGGACTTCTCTGCCCCAGGGACCCCGGCCTCTCACTCAGCCACGCCCAGTCTGCTTTCGGAAGCCGACCTCATTCCAGACGTGATGCCACCACAGGCCTTGTTTCACG ATGATGATGAGATGGAAGGAGACGGTGTCATAGACCCTGGGATGGAGTATGTCCCGCCCCCTGTCAGCGCGGCTGCCTCAGGGACAGGGCTCGGGGGCAGAAAGAAGGTCAGGGCCCCTGAGCAGATCAAGCAGGAGGTGGAGAGTGAGGAAGAGAAGCCCGACAGGATGGACATCGACAGTGAAGACACAGACTCCAACACGTCTTTGCAGACAAGGGCGCGAGAGAAGAGGAAACCTGTGCTGGAGAAGGACCGGAAGCCCAAGGGGCCCAAGTTCACCCCCGTGAGCATCTATGAGGAGAAGCTGCTCCTCAGGCGGCTGGAGGCCTGTCCTGGGGCCGTGGCCATGACCCCTGAGGCCCGGCGGCTGAAGCGGAAGCTGATCGTCCGGCAGGCAAAGAGGGACCGGGGGCTGCCGCTCTTTGACCTGGACCAGGTCGTGAACGCTGCACTCCTGTTAGTGGACGGAATTTACGGGGCCAAAGACGGAGGAGTTTCCAGGCTTCCAGCTGGACAGGCCACGTACAGGACGACCTGTCAGGACTTTAGAATCCTTGACCGGTACCAG ACTGCCTTGCCATCCAGGAAAGGATTCCGGCACCAGAGCACAAAGTTTCTGTACCGTTTGGTGGGATCAGAAGATATGGCTGTGGACCAGAGCATCGTCAGCCCGTACACGTCTCGGATCCTGAAACCCTACATCAG GCGTGATTACGAAACAAAGCCACCCAAACTGCAGCTGCTCTCCCAGATCCGCTCCCACCGACACAGGGGGGACCCGCACTGGACGCCGGAGCCAGATGCCCCTCTCGATTACTGCTATGTCCGGCCAAATCACATCCCAACCATAAACTCCATGTGTCAGGAGTTCTTCTGGCCTG GCGTCGACCTGTCCGAGTGCCTGCAGTACCCTGACTTCAGCGTCGTCGTCCTCTATAAGAAAGTCATCATAGCCTTCGGCTTCATGGTCCCCGACGTGAAGTACAACGAAGCTTATATTTCGTTTCTGTTTGTCCATCCTGACTGGAGAAGAGCGGGGATCGCGACTTTCATGATTTATCATCTGATTCAG ACGTGCATGGGCAAGGACGTGACCCTGCATGTCTCCGCCAGCAACCCTGCCATGCTGCTCTACCAGAAGTTCGGGTTCAAGACGGAAGAGTACGTCTTAGACTTTT